From the Candidatus Binataceae bacterium genome, one window contains:
- a CDS encoding glutathione S-transferase family protein translates to MPTLYGALGSPFVRKAIVALTEKGIAYDHDPVVPFGPNPEYRKISPLGKIPAFRDGDRTLADSSVILAYLERTHPEPPLYPSDAYDYARALWFEEYGDGGLAPVLGSKIFFARVIGPRFMNQPTDEAAVQKALNEEVPPLFDYLEKELEGKDYLVANRFTIADIGVATIFVNFQFAGCSVDAKRWPKLAAYVERIHNRPSFKGIIDKEKAAFGVK, encoded by the coding sequence ATGCCAACCCTTTATGGAGCGCTGGGATCGCCGTTCGTCCGCAAAGCAATCGTGGCGTTGACTGAGAAAGGAATCGCCTACGATCATGACCCGGTGGTTCCGTTCGGGCCCAATCCCGAATATCGCAAGATCAGCCCACTCGGAAAAATTCCCGCGTTTCGCGATGGCGATCGCACGCTCGCGGATTCGTCAGTAATCCTCGCGTACCTCGAGCGCACGCATCCCGAGCCTCCGCTCTACCCGAGCGATGCGTATGACTATGCGCGCGCTCTGTGGTTCGAGGAGTATGGTGACGGCGGCCTGGCGCCGGTGCTCGGCAGCAAGATCTTCTTCGCGCGTGTCATCGGTCCGCGCTTCATGAATCAGCCGACCGACGAGGCCGCGGTGCAGAAGGCGCTCAACGAAGAAGTACCGCCGCTGTTCGACTACCTCGAAAAAGAACTCGAAGGTAAGGATTACCTGGTCGCGAACCGCTTCACGATCGCCGATATCGGCGTGGCGACGATCTTCGTGAATTTCCAGTTCGCCGGATGCAGTGTTGATGCGAAGCGCTGGCCGAAGCTCGCCGCATACGTTGAGCGGATTCATAATCGCCCGAGCTTCAAGGGCATTATCGACAAAGAGAAGGCAGCCTTCGGCGTCAAGTAA
- a CDS encoding (Fe-S)-binding protein, whose amino-acid sequence MTEVQLFSTCLGEEFFPEVNDAAVTVLERLRLRVRPLKRAFCCGQVAFNEGFREEAKALARRFLDSCEPGIPIVLPSGSCSSMIRIFYGDLLAGDADLLAKAHAIRPWVFEFSQFLVDVLKVKYVGARFERSVAYHPSCHLMRELGVRDQPMQLLSAVNGIRLVELKNREECCGFGGMFSVKFPPISGAMLEDKMTTITESGAEVLVANDCGCLMQIAGGLHRQGSPVETRHLAQILASR is encoded by the coding sequence ATGACTGAGGTTCAGCTTTTTTCGACATGCCTCGGCGAAGAGTTCTTTCCCGAGGTCAACGATGCCGCCGTAACCGTGCTCGAGCGCCTGCGGCTGCGCGTGCGGCCACTCAAGCGCGCGTTCTGCTGCGGTCAGGTTGCGTTCAACGAGGGTTTTCGCGAAGAAGCGAAGGCTCTAGCGCGCCGCTTCCTCGACTCGTGCGAGCCGGGAATCCCAATCGTGCTGCCGTCGGGATCGTGCTCGAGCATGATCAGGATTTTCTACGGCGACTTGCTCGCCGGCGATGCCGACCTGCTCGCGAAGGCGCATGCGATCCGGCCATGGGTCTTTGAGTTCTCGCAGTTCCTGGTCGACGTGCTGAAGGTGAAATACGTCGGCGCGCGATTCGAGCGCAGCGTCGCCTACCATCCATCATGTCACCTGATGCGCGAGCTGGGCGTGCGCGACCAGCCGATGCAATTGCTCAGCGCCGTCAACGGCATCCGCCTCGTCGAGCTCAAAAATCGCGAAGAGTGCTGCGGCTTCGGCGGGATGTTCTCGGTCAAGTTCCCCCCGATCTCGGGCGCGATGCTTGAGGACAAGATGACGACGATCACCGAAAGCGGCGCCGAGGTGCTGGTCGCCAACGACTGCGGATGCCTGATGCAGATAGCAGGCGGGCTGCATCGCCAAGGCTCACCCGTGGAGACGCGCCACTTGGCGCAAATCCTCGCGAGCCGCTAA
- a CDS encoding LutB/LldF family L-lactate oxidation iron-sulfur protein, which translates to MAATPKSFFDAAGAAIADTELHRKLESASARHLDHFAHVRAEFAPYEAERDAARQIKQDAISRLDELLIELTTNLEKRGCKVFFAETAEQARDYIVDLARRIEAKRIVKGKSMTTEEIELNPALTAAGMEVVETDLGEYIVQLRGEGPSHIITPAIHLSKEDIGHLFEDKLAFPYTDEPEKLTLAARDKLREIFLSADLGITGANFAIAETGTIVVVENEGNGRLSSTLPDTFVAVMGIEKVIPRMTDVSHFLEILARTATGQKLTTYTSFITGPRRDGELDGPREMHVVILDHGRSSMLADPVLREALNCIRCGACLNVCPVYRRIGGHAYQSTYPGPIGSIVSPNLFGSAAGYLPFASTLCGACRDVCPVKIDIPRILLHLRWKETEANRPLKWPGPLGRARSGARRFARMARHPRTMRFFSKLGAFMLRPFARAGWIRRMPAPFSNWTRLRDFPRPRPRRRARPARDDG; encoded by the coding sequence ATGGCCGCCACGCCCAAGAGTTTCTTCGACGCCGCCGGCGCGGCAATCGCCGACACCGAACTCCATCGCAAGCTCGAGAGCGCGAGCGCGCGTCATCTCGATCACTTCGCGCACGTGCGCGCCGAGTTCGCCCCCTACGAGGCCGAGCGCGACGCGGCGCGGCAAATCAAACAGGATGCGATCTCGCGGCTCGACGAACTCCTGATCGAGCTCACGACAAATCTCGAAAAGCGCGGATGCAAAGTTTTCTTCGCCGAGACCGCTGAGCAGGCCCGCGACTATATCGTCGATCTCGCCAGGCGCATCGAGGCCAAGCGCATCGTCAAGGGCAAGTCGATGACGACCGAGGAGATCGAGCTCAATCCGGCTCTCACAGCGGCCGGGATGGAAGTCGTCGAAACCGATCTCGGCGAATATATCGTGCAGCTTCGCGGCGAAGGCCCGTCGCATATCATCACGCCCGCGATTCATCTTTCCAAAGAAGACATCGGCCATCTGTTCGAGGACAAGCTCGCGTTCCCATATACCGACGAGCCGGAGAAGCTCACGCTCGCGGCGCGCGACAAGCTGCGCGAGATTTTTTTGTCAGCCGATCTCGGGATTACCGGCGCGAACTTCGCGATCGCCGAAACCGGTACGATCGTGGTTGTCGAGAACGAAGGCAACGGCCGGCTCTCGAGCACGCTGCCCGACACGTTCGTCGCCGTGATGGGAATCGAGAAAGTGATTCCGCGGATGACCGACGTGAGTCACTTCCTCGAGATCCTCGCGCGCACGGCGACCGGCCAGAAGCTGACGACGTACACCAGCTTCATCACCGGACCGCGCCGCGATGGCGAGCTCGACGGCCCGCGCGAGATGCACGTGGTGATTCTCGATCACGGGCGCAGCAGCATGCTCGCCGATCCGGTGCTGCGCGAGGCGCTCAACTGTATCCGCTGCGGCGCGTGCCTTAACGTGTGCCCGGTCTATCGGCGCATCGGCGGCCACGCGTATCAATCGACGTATCCGGGACCGATCGGATCGATCGTGAGCCCGAATCTTTTTGGCAGCGCCGCGGGCTACCTGCCGTTTGCGTCGACGCTTTGTGGCGCGTGCCGCGACGTGTGCCCGGTGAAGATCGATATCCCGCGAATCCTGCTTCATCTGAGATGGAAAGAGACCGAGGCGAATCGCCCGCTCAAGTGGCCGGGGCCGCTCGGCCGCGCGCGCAGCGGGGCGCGGAGATTCGCGCGAATGGCGCGGCATCCGCGGACGATGCGGTTTTTCAGCAAGCTCGGCGCGTTCATGCTGCGGCCGTTTGCGCGCGCAGGATGGATCAGGAGAATGCCGGCGCCGTTCTCCAACTGGACACGGCTGCGCGACTTCCCGCGCCCGCGGCCGCGCCGGCGCGCGCGTCCCGCTCGCGACGACGGCTGA
- a CDS encoding tetratricopeptide repeat protein produces the protein MASSSKQLRTTRAKNRRVDERRAQRDPATLSMHRIRIAALLALSALVYARSLTNQFVYDDNEEIRLNHFIGQWSFIWRSFVNDSWWFRNPSQLPQSAYYRPLQDAWFALNYHAFAMNPVGWHLTMIALEVVVVWLVFRVAEELTGDFTSALVAGALFAVMPVHAQAIAWPSAIPLPMSAALELGAMLFVVRRVESSRAWALILFALALLSHESAIMFPALVAAYAFLCAPGATDESPRQRARAALLFSAPFFLVALIYLGVRIAILGFITQHNLGNHLGTYTVLLTTFEVIGQYLVLLVIPWRADPSHAIAPIASPLTPAFYLTLLGIAAISIAAWAILVQRRRVALYQLCALWIFLFLAPVLNLGALNPVELVADRYLFMPSAAWCIALGSLSGELMIYKEARNAVTAIVAAFVFISAAILWHVQGFWQNEIALFTRATQVSPGSSLWHERLGMALKGDGKLDDALRELAAADALDRESGTALYNIALIHLQQGHPKLALEEMVRALPRIKDAPPGAYGEAARVAMNIGDFAKAENLLDQASKLRGGGGPTAIGRAEIKIMQHDDAAAITILKEATKDYPEDSEAWTLLAHTELEQGDYADALIASERAVAYAPNAGWARILHAELLDKAGRHDEAIAEYRRALEVQPDDPQIRTTIEQVKPQALQ, from the coding sequence TTGGCTTCCTCCTCAAAGCAACTGCGAACCACCCGCGCGAAGAATCGTCGCGTCGATGAGCGCCGGGCACAGCGCGACCCTGCCACGCTCTCGATGCACCGGATTCGGATCGCGGCGCTGCTCGCGCTCTCAGCGCTAGTCTATGCGCGATCGCTCACCAACCAATTCGTATACGACGATAACGAGGAGATTCGTCTCAACCATTTCATTGGTCAGTGGTCGTTCATCTGGCGATCGTTCGTGAACGATTCCTGGTGGTTCCGCAATCCCTCCCAGTTGCCGCAAAGTGCCTACTACCGTCCCCTCCAGGATGCGTGGTTCGCGCTGAACTACCACGCCTTCGCCATGAATCCGGTGGGATGGCATCTGACGATGATCGCGCTCGAGGTCGTCGTGGTGTGGCTCGTGTTTCGTGTCGCGGAAGAACTCACGGGAGACTTCACGTCCGCGCTCGTTGCGGGCGCGCTCTTCGCCGTGATGCCAGTGCATGCGCAGGCGATCGCATGGCCGTCGGCGATACCATTGCCGATGTCGGCGGCGCTCGAGCTGGGTGCGATGTTGTTCGTGGTGCGACGCGTCGAGAGCTCGCGCGCGTGGGCGCTGATACTCTTCGCGCTCGCGCTGCTGAGTCACGAATCGGCGATCATGTTTCCCGCGCTCGTCGCTGCATACGCATTTTTATGCGCCCCGGGCGCGACGGACGAATCGCCAAGACAGCGCGCCCGCGCCGCCCTGCTTTTCAGCGCGCCGTTTTTCCTCGTCGCGCTGATCTATCTTGGCGTGCGCATCGCGATTCTGGGATTCATCACCCAGCACAATCTCGGCAATCACCTGGGCACTTATACAGTTCTGCTCACGACGTTCGAGGTAATCGGGCAATATCTGGTGCTGCTCGTAATTCCGTGGCGCGCCGATCCGTCGCATGCGATTGCTCCGATAGCGAGCCCCTTGACGCCGGCCTTCTACCTGACGCTCCTCGGGATCGCCGCAATCTCGATCGCGGCATGGGCAATCCTGGTGCAGCGGCGGCGCGTCGCACTCTACCAACTGTGCGCACTCTGGATATTTCTCTTTCTCGCCCCAGTCCTGAATCTCGGCGCACTCAACCCAGTCGAGCTAGTCGCCGATCGCTACCTCTTCATGCCCTCAGCCGCATGGTGCATCGCACTCGGCTCGCTCTCGGGCGAACTCATGATCTACAAGGAGGCGCGCAACGCTGTGACGGCTATCGTCGCGGCTTTCGTTTTCATATCAGCGGCGATTCTCTGGCACGTACAAGGCTTCTGGCAGAATGAGATCGCCCTCTTTACGCGCGCGACGCAGGTTTCGCCGGGATCCTCGCTATGGCACGAGCGTCTCGGCATGGCGCTTAAAGGTGATGGCAAGCTCGACGACGCATTGCGCGAGCTCGCCGCCGCCGATGCGCTCGATCGAGAATCCGGTACGGCGCTGTACAATATCGCGCTGATCCATTTGCAGCAGGGCCATCCGAAACTGGCGCTCGAAGAGATGGTTCGGGCGTTGCCGCGGATCAAAGATGCGCCGCCGGGCGCATACGGCGAGGCCGCGCGAGTCGCGATGAATATCGGAGACTTCGCAAAGGCCGAGAATTTGCTCGACCAAGCCTCGAAGCTCCGCGGCGGCGGCGGTCCCACTGCTATCGGCCGCGCGGAGATCAAGATCATGCAGCACGACGATGCGGCCGCGATTACGATCCTGAAGGAAGCGACCAAGGATTATCCCGAAGATTCCGAGGCGTGGACATTGCTCGCGCACACTGAATTGGAGCAAGGCGACTACGCTGATGCACTAATCGCCAGCGAACGCGCGGTCGCGTACGCGCCAAACGCGGGATGGGCGCGTATCCTGCACGCCGAACTACTCGACAAAGCCGGCCGCCACGACGAAGCGATAGCGGAATATCGCCGCGCCCTCGAGGTTCAGCCCGACGATCCTCAAATCAGAACAACAATCGAACAAGTAAAGCCCCAGGCGTTACAGTAG
- a CDS encoding tetratricopeptide repeat protein, whose amino-acid sequence MLVASALVYSRSLAGVWLYDDHGMILENRDLKKWSFLWKAFYHDSWWYRGNGIDPASAYYRPLQLVWFGLNYRLFGFHVMGWHAALIAMQVAVVWLVFRVTEELTDGDLSAAVVAALLFGLMPIHAQAVSWISAVPFPMTSLFELIALLALVRRGPMSIRRTVESLTFFACALLSHESAVAFPAVVAAYGLIVEEPESAGAPTWRNRIIDAARRSAPFFGLLAIYMVIRFLVLARINNKAVDHLPFATALFTVPWIVGRYLVLLLAPFRAYPGHNVTPVTGLWSGRLWISLLGLPALAVAAFFLMRRMRRARIYFFCAAWAAFVLLPMLDIVAFRPGALMEDRYAYESSAAWCVLLGSLVAELITDYRAVRTYVLAGLAAVAAALAINLWTGQRLFHDDYVMFTWCTADIPHSWLCHEWLGKALMDRGDLIGADDEYTTGMRMDPEPQSAQYTLGMIHYEEGDRRAGLFEMLNALRDAKEFNANQYAQLLRVSVDGGNEDIAKKVIVLAQRYPATRAAAQLGNAKLELAHDHKQDALTILEATTAKYPDDGDAWILLAETQADLGHLPEATEAARQAVDSTPDAEWFHMVYAKLLDRSGYHDEAVEEYRKALSLAPKNQQLVQTVEREAPEAMH is encoded by the coding sequence GTGCTCGTCGCCTCCGCCTTGGTCTACTCGAGAAGTCTCGCTGGCGTCTGGCTCTACGATGATCACGGGATGATTCTCGAAAACCGCGATCTCAAGAAGTGGTCGTTCTTGTGGAAGGCGTTTTATCACGACAGTTGGTGGTACCGAGGCAACGGTATCGACCCTGCGAGCGCTTATTACAGGCCTCTGCAGCTGGTTTGGTTCGGCCTCAATTACCGCTTGTTTGGATTCCACGTTATGGGATGGCACGCCGCGCTCATTGCGATGCAGGTCGCCGTGGTGTGGCTCGTCTTCCGGGTCACCGAAGAGCTTACAGACGGTGACCTGAGCGCGGCGGTGGTCGCCGCGCTGCTCTTCGGCTTGATGCCGATTCATGCACAGGCGGTATCGTGGATATCTGCGGTGCCCTTCCCGATGACGTCCCTGTTCGAGCTAATCGCGTTGCTGGCACTCGTGCGGCGCGGTCCAATGTCGATTCGCAGAACGGTTGAGTCACTGACGTTCTTTGCATGTGCACTACTGAGTCACGAGTCCGCGGTTGCGTTCCCCGCCGTTGTGGCGGCCTACGGACTTATCGTGGAGGAACCCGAATCCGCTGGAGCGCCAACCTGGCGGAACCGAATCATTGATGCCGCACGACGGAGCGCTCCATTTTTTGGGCTACTTGCGATCTATATGGTCATCCGCTTTCTGGTGCTCGCGCGGATCAACAATAAGGCAGTCGATCATCTACCCTTCGCGACTGCGCTCTTCACGGTTCCCTGGATAGTCGGGCGCTACCTCGTACTTCTTCTGGCGCCGTTTCGGGCGTACCCCGGCCACAATGTGACGCCAGTGACCGGCCTATGGTCGGGGCGCTTATGGATTTCACTGCTGGGCCTGCCCGCGCTAGCAGTTGCCGCTTTTTTTCTGATGCGCCGGATGCGTCGCGCGCGCATTTATTTTTTTTGCGCCGCCTGGGCCGCCTTCGTGCTGCTCCCGATGTTGGACATCGTGGCTTTCCGCCCGGGAGCTCTCATGGAGGACCGTTATGCATACGAAAGCTCTGCGGCCTGGTGCGTCCTGCTAGGGTCGTTGGTGGCAGAGCTAATTACGGATTATCGCGCGGTACGGACCTACGTCCTGGCGGGCCTGGCGGCAGTAGCAGCGGCCCTGGCCATCAACCTTTGGACCGGTCAGCGACTGTTTCACGACGATTATGTGATGTTCACCTGGTGTACCGCGGATATTCCGCACTCCTGGCTATGCCACGAGTGGCTTGGAAAAGCGCTAATGGATCGCGGCGATCTAATTGGCGCGGACGACGAATACACCACGGGAATGCGGATGGATCCTGAGCCGCAGAGCGCGCAATACACGCTCGGGATGATTCACTATGAAGAAGGCGATCGGCGGGCGGGCCTTTTTGAAATGCTCAACGCGCTTCGCGACGCCAAAGAATTCAACGCAAATCAGTACGCCCAGTTGCTCAGGGTTTCAGTCGACGGTGGTAACGAGGATATAGCCAAAAAGGTTATCGTACTTGCGCAAAGGTATCCCGCCACGCGTGCGGCCGCCCAACTCGGCAACGCAAAGCTCGAGCTTGCGCACGATCACAAGCAAGATGCATTGACGATCCTCGAGGCCACTACCGCCAAGTATCCCGATGACGGCGACGCGTGGATCCTGCTCGCCGAGACGCAAGCCGACCTCGGGCACCTGCCTGAAGCGACCGAGGCAGCCAGGCAGGCGGTTGATAGCACACCCGACGCTGAGTGGTTCCACATGGTCTATGCCAAGCTGCTCGATCGAAGCGGCTATCATGATGAGGCCGTGGAAGAATATCGCAAGGCGCTGTCGCTCGCGCCCAAAAACCAGCAGCTCGTGCAAACCGTGGAACGCGAAGCACCCGAAGCGATGCACTAA
- a CDS encoding asparaginase — MSVATIALITTGGTISTLDSGHGAIPHWGGRELLHHLGERRTEVSAKVIDLEKIAGAAMTPERMAVLSRTIASELRRPGIAGAVVTHGTDTLEESAYFCHLTIASPKPVVFTGAMRTGSEISWDGPRNLLDAIKVARWPRARELGTLVVLNEEIHSARFVTKSNGLVLGAFRSPAGGPLGRIYMNEPWLFVVPANPRQIVRPKPEPNVALVAAMIADTASLHEALARPGLRGLVIAGFGSGRVPPDWIDEIKRAIEGGLPIVLASRTGGGAVDDPYAGGAHYLRSLGAIAAHEIVPQKARLKLMLALGNGLRGKRLKEFIENG; from the coding sequence ATGAGTGTCGCCACAATAGCGCTAATCACCACCGGAGGCACGATCTCGACGCTCGATTCCGGCCACGGCGCGATCCCGCATTGGGGTGGCCGCGAGCTGCTGCATCATCTCGGCGAGCGGCGCACGGAAGTGTCAGCCAAAGTCATCGACCTCGAGAAGATTGCCGGCGCCGCGATGACGCCGGAGCGAATGGCCGTGCTTTCCCGCACCATCGCATCGGAGCTGCGCCGTCCGGGAATCGCCGGTGCGGTCGTCACGCACGGCACCGACACGCTCGAGGAGAGCGCCTACTTCTGCCATCTGACGATCGCGAGTCCGAAGCCCGTGGTGTTCACGGGTGCGATGCGCACCGGGTCGGAGATTTCGTGGGACGGCCCGCGCAACCTGCTCGATGCGATCAAAGTTGCTCGATGGCCGCGGGCACGCGAGCTTGGCACGCTCGTCGTGCTGAACGAGGAAATCCATTCCGCGCGGTTCGTTACCAAGAGTAACGGCCTCGTGCTTGGCGCCTTTCGATCACCGGCAGGCGGTCCGCTCGGCCGCATCTACATGAATGAGCCGTGGTTGTTCGTAGTCCCCGCGAACCCGAGGCAAATCGTGCGGCCCAAGCCCGAGCCCAACGTCGCGCTGGTCGCGGCAATGATCGCTGATACGGCGTCATTGCACGAAGCGCTTGCGCGGCCGGGGCTCAGGGGCCTGGTGATCGCAGGCTTTGGCAGCGGACGCGTACCTCCGGACTGGATCGATGAGATCAAGCGCGCGATCGAAGGCGGCCTGCCGATCGTGCTCGCGTCGAGAACCGGGGGCGGCGCGGTCGACGATCCCTATGCCGGCGGCGCTCACTACTTGCGCTCCCTCGGCGCGATCGCGGCGCACGAGATCGTTCCGCAAAAGGCGCGTCTCAAGTTGATGCTCGCGCTCGGCAACGGACTGCGCGGCAAGCGGCTGAAAGAATTTATCGAAAACGGCTGA
- a CDS encoding VOC family protein — translation MNLAKRFVDVGLFTSNLEAMREFYSERIRLPFEEILPLGGGTKQHRFGLLGSVLKINHSRDPLPPRRLGGYSKLTISDPRTPMPIQLADPDANAIELVPSGQRGINQIEVHLGVTDPDAFERFYGDALGGEKLGAGRFKIGETIISFAHDTNAVRADKASAASAADVLASMRAVGMRYITIQVRDCDVEHRGFMAKGVWEGSAPMTLGDVARISFIRDPDGNFIEISQRASLTGPLPK, via the coding sequence ATGAACCTGGCCAAGCGATTTGTTGATGTCGGACTTTTCACGAGCAACCTTGAGGCGATGCGCGAGTTTTACTCCGAGCGAATCAGGCTGCCTTTCGAGGAAATCCTGCCGCTCGGCGGCGGCACAAAGCAGCATCGCTTTGGTCTGCTCGGCTCGGTGCTGAAGATCAATCATTCCCGCGATCCACTTCCGCCACGCCGTCTCGGCGGTTATTCGAAGCTCACGATTTCCGACCCGCGCACGCCGATGCCCATTCAGCTCGCAGACCCCGATGCCAACGCGATCGAGCTCGTGCCGAGCGGACAGCGCGGCATTAATCAGATCGAAGTGCATCTTGGTGTGACCGACCCAGATGCGTTCGAGCGTTTCTACGGCGACGCGCTGGGCGGTGAGAAGCTCGGCGCGGGACGATTCAAGATCGGCGAGACGATTATCAGCTTTGCCCACGACACGAATGCCGTCCGCGCGGACAAGGCCTCAGCCGCGTCGGCAGCCGACGTGCTCGCGTCGATGCGCGCGGTTGGGATGCGCTACATCACGATCCAGGTACGCGACTGCGACGTCGAGCATCGCGGCTTCATGGCGAAGGGCGTTTGGGAAGGCTCGGCGCCGATGACGCTCGGCGACGTCGCGCGGATCTCGTTCATCCGCGATCCCGACGGCAACTTTATCGAGATCTCCCAGCGCGCCTCGCTGACCGGCCCGCTACCGAAGTAG
- a CDS encoding lactate utilization protein, with protein sequence MSSIHKILASVKDALETTPGNGAHPHPMPAPMPSTPSAERAELVSSFARELEAVGGRFLGTIAPKQIGARIASYATELGARTIAYGDGVATDMKPIASALERSGCTLVKAAKVKEDQRAAARSQIFGADLGIAEADFAISLTGTLVMTSAPARPNSLTLVPPASLVIVQVDKIVPNLAALFAVMAPEAIATTRMTMVTGPSRTADIEKRIVLGIHGPKSLAVIIAWPHDD encoded by the coding sequence ATGTCTTCCATTCACAAAATTCTTGCGAGCGTGAAGGACGCGCTCGAAACGACGCCGGGCAACGGTGCCCATCCGCATCCCATGCCTGCGCCGATGCCGTCCACGCCGTCGGCCGAGCGAGCGGAGCTCGTTAGCAGTTTCGCGCGCGAGCTCGAAGCGGTGGGCGGCAGGTTTCTCGGCACGATCGCGCCGAAGCAGATTGGTGCGCGTATCGCGTCGTATGCGACTGAGCTCGGCGCGCGCACGATCGCCTATGGCGACGGCGTTGCGACGGACATGAAGCCGATCGCGAGCGCGCTCGAACGTTCAGGATGCACTCTCGTCAAGGCGGCGAAGGTGAAAGAGGATCAGCGCGCCGCGGCACGTTCGCAGATCTTCGGTGCTGACCTCGGAATCGCCGAGGCTGACTTTGCGATCTCATTGACGGGCACGCTGGTGATGACCTCGGCACCGGCGCGGCCGAACTCGCTGACGCTCGTGCCGCCCGCGAGTCTCGTTATCGTGCAGGTTGATAAAATCGTGCCGAACCTCGCCGCACTGTTCGCCGTGATGGCTCCCGAAGCCATCGCCACGACTCGCATGACAATGGTCACGGGACCGAGCCGCACCGCGGACATTGAAAAGCGCATCGTGCTGGGAATCCACGGGCCGAAGTCGCTGGCCGTGATAATCGCGTGGCCACACGATGACTGA